In one Alnus glutinosa chromosome 12, dhAlnGlut1.1, whole genome shotgun sequence genomic region, the following are encoded:
- the LOC133852364 gene encoding uncharacterized protein LOC133852364, with protein MQETFYSKTQTHLSHKFFLSYPIAEMNTSLSNTNIFAPKLSFISSSLFLLHRTQIQNPIICARKAQQPVICARKKRRRNGSQRLTRYALELISIMASKINILPQPLDLVIGEIGCGDGNGAGVWLWKVFGGGGFDGWRRKGKIKMLLLGLLLIFGLGLLFGKELERNVLCGCLGIGLLDVVLIQWWGKRRSKDWVLGFCVGGVLMGFGLRREQMQKWVERVRVCHPMMEVGRRRRRKGGRSL; from the coding sequence ATGCAGGAGACCTTTTACTCCAAAACCCAAACCCACCTGTCACAtaaattctttctttcataCCCAATTGCTGAAATGAATACTTCCCTTTCTAACACCAATATCTTTGCACCGAAATTGTCTTTTATTAGCTCATCGCTTTTCCTTTTGCATCGAACCCAGATACAAAACCCAATTATCTGTGCAAGAAAGGCCCAACAACCAGTTATATgtgcaagaaaaaaaagaagaagaaatgggtcTCAAAGATTAACAAGGTACGCACTCGAATTGATATCAATCATGGCctcaaaaatcaacattttaCCACAGCCGTTAGATTTGGTTATTGGGGAAATCGGCTGCGGAGATGGAAATGGAGCGGGTGTGTGGCTTTGGAAGGTGTTTGGAGGAGGAGGATTTGATGGGTGGAGAAGGAAAGGGAAGATAAAAATGTTGCTCCTTGGGTTGTTGCTCATTTTTGGTTTGGGTTTGTTGTTTGGGAAAGAGTTAGAGCGCAATGTGCTTTGTGGGTGTTTGGGTATTGGGCTACTTGATGTTGTTTTGATTCAGTGGTGGGGAAAGAGAAGAAGTAAAGATTGGGTTTTGGGGTTCTGTGTAGGCGgggttttgatgggttttgggttAAGGAGGGAGCAGATGCAAAAATGGGTCGAAAGGGTCAGGGTTTGTCATCCAATGATGGAGGTTGGCAGAAGAAGAAGACGTAAAGGTGGTAGATCATTGTAA